One genomic segment of Cellulophaga sp. HaHaR_3_176 includes these proteins:
- a CDS encoding thioesterase family protein, translating to MYLKDFEIRWSDTDANRHLANSAYLNFMSHTRMAFLMELGFNQKTMAEHEIGPVVFYEHVYYFKEAFPGKPVKVSMEVKGMSEDGMFFEFHHNFYDHKGRNFAHCEMMGAWVNLKTRSLTGLNDVFLDAFNNIEKAEDFKVLTKEHTRKFTKVPKDLV from the coding sequence ATGTACCTTAAAGATTTTGAGATTCGTTGGAGTGATACAGATGCAAATCGTCATTTAGCAAATTCTGCTTATTTAAATTTTATGAGTCATACCCGAATGGCTTTTTTAATGGAACTAGGCTTTAATCAAAAAACAATGGCAGAGCATGAAATTGGCCCTGTCGTTTTTTATGAGCATGTATATTATTTTAAAGAAGCTTTTCCAGGTAAGCCAGTTAAAGTTTCTATGGAAGTGAAAGGGATGAGTGAAGACGGTATGTTTTTTGAATTTCATCATAATTTTTACGATCACAAAGGGAGAAATTTTGCACATTGTGAAATGATGGGAGCATGGGTAAATTTAAAAACCAGAAGCTTAACGGGACTTAATGATGTTTTTCTAGATGCATTTAATAATATAGAAAAAGCAGAAGACTTTAAAGTTTTAACTAAAGAACATACTCGTAAGTTTACGAAAGTGCCTAAAGATTTGGTTTAA
- a CDS encoding nitronate monooxygenase family protein: MNQKASFIKDLSLPIVTAPMFLISGPNLVIECCKNGIVGTFPALNQRTTDGFEEWLIEIKTELKKFEDETGKKAAPFGVNLIVHQTNPRLEADLKICIKHKVPLIITSLGAVPQVVDAIHSYGGLVFHDIIKKRHAEKASEAGVDGLILVAAGAGGHAGTINPMTLVSEIKKFYHKTILLSGCISTGRDVASALQMGADMAYMGTRFINTEESRATDEYRKMIIEAGASDVVYTASISGVHANFLGASLKAAGITEDDLKKDVKIDFGKELDTEAKAWKTIWSAGQGVALIDNTVPVSELVNTLKSEFKSAIEEQIKVLENYPK; encoded by the coding sequence ATGAATCAGAAAGCCTCTTTTATAAAAGATTTATCATTACCAATTGTTACGGCCCCAATGTTTTTAATTTCTGGTCCGAATTTGGTAATTGAATGTTGCAAAAACGGAATAGTAGGTACTTTTCCCGCGCTTAACCAACGTACAACTGATGGGTTTGAAGAGTGGTTAATAGAAATTAAAACAGAGCTAAAAAAGTTTGAAGATGAAACAGGTAAAAAAGCAGCTCCTTTTGGTGTTAACCTTATTGTTCATCAAACTAACCCAAGGTTAGAAGCTGATTTAAAAATTTGTATAAAGCACAAAGTTCCTTTAATAATCACTTCTTTAGGTGCCGTACCACAAGTTGTAGATGCGATACATAGTTATGGCGGTCTTGTTTTTCATGATATTATTAAAAAAAGACATGCTGAAAAAGCCTCAGAGGCTGGTGTAGATGGCTTAATACTTGTTGCCGCAGGCGCTGGTGGCCATGCAGGCACTATAAACCCAATGACTTTAGTTTCGGAAATAAAAAAATTCTATCATAAAACTATTTTACTTTCAGGATGTATTAGTACTGGTAGAGATGTTGCTTCTGCATTACAAATGGGAGCTGATATGGCTTACATGGGTACTCGCTTTATAAACACAGAAGAAAGTAGAGCAACTGATGAGTACCGAAAAATGATTATTGAAGCAGGAGCAAGTGATGTTGTTTACACAGCTTCAATATCAGGAGTACACGCCAATTTTTTAGGTGCAAGTTTAAAAGCTGCAGGTATTACCGAAGATGACTTAAAGAAAGATGTGAAAATTGATTTTGGTAAAGAATTAGATACTGAAGCTAAAGCTTGGAAAACAATTTGGTCTGCTGGGCAAGGTGTTGCTTTGATTGACAATACTGTTCCTGTTTCTGAATTAGTTAACACGCTTAAATCTGAATTTAAATCAGCTATCGAAGAACAAATCAAAGTTTTAGAAAACTACCCGAAATAA
- a CDS encoding YheT family hydrolase, translating to MPLIPSTYDPPFYFKNGHLSTIYSGVLRKVSGLSQKRERIILPDSDFLDVDWSFSNQTSNKVIILIHGLEGSAQRPYITGSAKHANLSGIDACAINLRSCSGTPNALFRSYHSGATEDLESVINHILSKNKYAQIFIKGFSLGGNLVLKYLGEKRKLPPELKGAVAVSVPCDLHSSLKELLKPKNALYAIRFKKHLIEKLRAKQQLFPDKISDKEILSIKTLKDFDDVYTSKAHGFIDAIDYYTKSSCLSFLPNIKVPTLIINSKNDSFLGPECYPKKEAQENENLHLEIPNYGGHVGFFGVKNTTYTEKRSIDFIKEFL from the coding sequence ATGCCATTAATACCATCTACTTATGATCCTCCTTTTTATTTTAAGAACGGACATTTATCTACCATATATTCTGGAGTATTAAGAAAAGTAAGCGGTTTATCACAAAAAAGGGAACGTATAATATTGCCAGATAGTGATTTTTTAGATGTAGATTGGAGTTTTTCTAACCAAACATCTAACAAGGTAATTATCTTAATTCATGGTTTAGAAGGTAGCGCACAACGCCCTTATATTACAGGTAGCGCAAAACACGCTAACCTTTCTGGTATAGATGCTTGCGCAATAAATTTACGCAGTTGCAGCGGTACTCCTAATGCATTATTTAGATCGTATCACTCTGGCGCAACAGAAGATTTAGAGTCTGTTATAAATCATATACTAAGTAAAAATAAATACGCTCAAATTTTCATAAAAGGTTTTAGTCTAGGCGGTAACCTAGTGCTTAAATATTTAGGTGAAAAAAGAAAACTACCTCCTGAATTAAAAGGAGCTGTAGCAGTCTCGGTCCCATGTGATTTACATAGTTCGTTAAAAGAGTTGCTGAAGCCTAAAAATGCGCTTTACGCAATTAGGTTTAAAAAACATCTAATAGAAAAATTACGAGCTAAGCAACAGCTTTTCCCTGATAAAATTTCAGATAAAGAAATTTTAAGCATTAAAACTTTAAAAGATTTTGATGATGTATATACAAGTAAAGCACACGGTTTTATTGATGCCATTGATTATTACACAAAATCTAGTTGCCTATCTTTTTTACCAAATATAAAAGTGCCAACTTTAATTATCAATAGCAAAAACGATTCTTTTTTAGGGCCAGAGTGTTATCCTAAAAAAGAAGCTCAAGAAAATGAAAATTTACATTTAGAAATTCCTAATTACGGTGGTCATGTTGGCTTTTTCGGAGTAAAAAACACAACTTATACTGAAAAAAGATCTATTGATTTTATAAAAGAATTTTTGTAA
- a CDS encoding cytochrome c, translating to MKKILSILAIGVLLTSCGEKKEEKKGGFDMQRTKTEDKATSASKGVPVDMDNEGIGPFKDIEFSDIDTDLAAAGEAKYSTVCTACHMAEERMIGPALAGVYDRRNPAWVMNMIKNPTEMLKKDPIAKALLEEYNNAIMLDSGLSEDDTRAIAEYLRTL from the coding sequence ATGAAAAAAATACTTAGCATTTTAGCAATTGGCGTTCTATTAACTAGTTGTGGTGAAAAAAAAGAAGAAAAAAAAGGTGGTTTTGACATGCAACGTACCAAAACTGAAGATAAAGCTACTAGTGCTTCAAAAGGTGTTCCTGTTGACATGGATAATGAAGGTATTGGCCCTTTTAAGGATATCGAATTTTCTGATATAGATACTGATTTAGCAGCCGCTGGTGAAGCTAAATATAGTACGGTTTGTACTGCTTGTCATATGGCTGAGGAAAGAATGATAGGCCCTGCTTTGGCTGGTGTTTACGATAGAAGAAATCCGGCTTGGGTTATGAATATGATTAAAAACCCAACTGAAATGCTTAAAAAAGATCCAATAGCTAAAGCATTGTTAGAAGAGTATAATAATGCAATTATGTTAGATAGTGGTTTATCTGAAGACGACACTAGAGCTATTGCCGAGTATTTAAGAACTTTATAA
- the tenA gene encoding thiaminase II, with the protein MMKWSEHTWEKMSPTFKKITNHAFINELADGTLPLKKFEFYIQQDAFYLADFGKILAGIGTKLEDPKHVEHFLSFANDTIKVEQILHATYLKNIDDTTNAKLSPSCLLYVGFLNKTFNLNSIEEALAAVLPCFWIYKKVGDFILEHQTKENNPYQDWINTYAGEDFGIAVQKAIQICDLYAEKTTEETRIKMTNSFLLASKMEWLFWESAYTLEKWKI; encoded by the coding sequence ATGATGAAGTGGAGTGAACATACTTGGGAGAAAATGAGCCCTACTTTCAAAAAAATCACTAATCATGCTTTTATAAACGAATTAGCTGACGGCACTCTTCCTTTAAAAAAATTTGAATTTTACATACAACAAGATGCATTTTACTTAGCAGATTTTGGTAAAATCTTAGCAGGCATTGGTACTAAATTAGAAGATCCAAAACATGTTGAACATTTTTTAAGTTTTGCAAATGACACTATAAAAGTGGAGCAAATTTTGCACGCTACATATCTTAAAAATATAGATGACACTACAAACGCTAAGCTATCACCTTCTTGCCTTTTATATGTTGGTTTTTTAAATAAAACATTTAACTTAAACTCAATTGAAGAGGCACTTGCCGCAGTGTTACCTTGTTTTTGGATATATAAAAAAGTTGGTGATTTTATTTTAGAACATCAAACTAAGGAGAACAACCCTTATCAAGATTGGATTAATACTTATGCTGGTGAAGATTTTGGAATTGCTGTGCAGAAAGCTATTCAAATTTGCGATTTATATGCTGAAAAAACAACAGAAGAAACTCGTATAAAAATGACTAATTCATTTTTATTGGCATCAAAAATGGAATGGCTATTTTGGGAAAGTGCCTATACTTTAGAAAAATGGAAAATATGA
- the thiD gene encoding bifunctional hydroxymethylpyrimidine kinase/phosphomethylpyrimidine kinase → MENMTQNYARVLTIAGSDSGGGAGIQADLKTFSACGCYGTSAITALTAQNTIGVTDIHPVPVLHLQKQIQAVLDDIGTDAIKIGMLHSTEIINMVVKTLEKYKATPIVIDPVMVATSGDKLVLDNAIKAIKSKLMSIATIITPNIPECEILLNKKIEGTNLKFYAKELADAYSVSVLLKAGHLNNDTLTDIFYNFDSKEYFELTSKKVQTQNTHGTGCTLSSAIAAFLAKEFTLNESVLKGKEYLEGAIKKSADHTLGKGHGPLHHFYKFW, encoded by the coding sequence ATGGAAAATATGACACAAAACTACGCTAGAGTTTTAACTATTGCAGGCAGTGATTCTGGCGGTGGAGCAGGAATTCAAGCAGATTTAAAAACGTTTAGTGCCTGTGGTTGCTATGGCACCTCTGCAATAACAGCCTTAACTGCTCAAAATACAATTGGTGTTACTGATATACACCCAGTTCCAGTGCTACACTTACAAAAGCAAATACAAGCCGTTTTAGATGATATCGGTACCGATGCCATAAAAATTGGAATGCTCCATTCTACAGAAATTATTAACATGGTTGTAAAAACGCTTGAAAAATACAAAGCCACACCAATTGTAATAGATCCTGTTATGGTAGCTACATCTGGCGACAAGCTAGTATTAGACAATGCTATTAAAGCCATTAAGAGTAAGCTAATGTCCATTGCGACAATTATTACCCCGAATATACCTGAATGTGAAATACTATTAAACAAAAAAATTGAAGGCACTAATCTAAAGTTTTATGCAAAAGAATTAGCAGATGCCTATAGCGTCTCTGTTTTATTAAAGGCTGGCCATTTAAACAATGACACTCTTACTGATATTTTTTACAATTTTGATTCGAAAGAATATTTCGAACTTACTTCAAAAAAAGTACAGACCCAAAATACACATGGTACAGGCTGCACCCTATCATCGGCTATAGCTGCTTTTTTAGCAAAAGAGTTCACCTTAAATGAATCTGTTTTGAAAGGAAAAGAATACTTGGAAGGTGCTATTAAAAAAAGTGCGGACCATACACTAGGAAAAGGGCATGGTCCGCTACATCATTTTTATAAATTTTGGTAG
- a CDS encoding SulP family inorganic anion transporter: protein MMNFIKKLTSNPKNDFFAGVTVSLAMIPEVVAFAFVANIDPLVALSGAFIVGLITAIFGGRPGLISGAAGAVAVIFVDLIKEGHVRGLEFDIPVENMGYYYLLGAVILMGLIQIFAGVLKLGRFVRLIPHSVMMGFVNGLAIVIFMAQVKMFSHKIPNPDPSAVERYLSIYMQGAELYMMIGLVLFTMAIIHFLPKLTTKIPAALTAILITTFGVILLDLDVTTVGSYIREGGGDGLSGEFPTPNKEFWQFLPFNLDTFTFILPYAFLAASVGLIESLMTMNLVDELTDTRGRGNRECVAQGFGNIASGLLGGTGGCGMIGQTVININAKGRGRLSGIVMAVTLLSFILFADTYIEQVPIAALIGVMFMMVIETFAWSSFRILKKIPMSDAFVLIAVSAITVFFDLAIAVFIGVIISALAFSWENAKRIRARKNVDENGVKTYEIFGPLFFGSTTGFTEKFDVANDPEEVVIDFKDSRIADMSGIEAINKLSERYKIAGKKLHLKHLSKDCIKLLATADDIVDVNVLEDPKYKVVADGFNYDDQ, encoded by the coding sequence ATAATGAATTTTATCAAAAAACTTACTTCCAATCCTAAAAACGATTTTTTCGCAGGGGTAACCGTGTCTCTAGCGATGATTCCAGAAGTGGTGGCTTTTGCTTTTGTGGCAAACATCGATCCTTTAGTGGCGTTATCAGGGGCATTTATTGTTGGGTTAATTACAGCAATTTTTGGAGGTAGACCAGGCTTGATTTCAGGTGCAGCTGGTGCTGTGGCAGTTATTTTTGTAGACTTAATAAAAGAAGGTCATGTTAGAGGTTTGGAGTTTGATATTCCTGTAGAGAATATGGGGTATTATTACTTGCTTGGGGCTGTTATTTTAATGGGGCTTATTCAAATTTTTGCAGGTGTTTTAAAATTAGGTCGCTTTGTACGTTTAATTCCGCATTCAGTAATGATGGGGTTTGTAAATGGTTTAGCTATTGTCATCTTCATGGCGCAAGTAAAAATGTTTAGCCATAAAATACCGAACCCAGACCCGAGTGCTGTTGAAAGGTATTTAAGTATTTATATGCAAGGAGCTGAGTTGTATATGATGATTGGTTTAGTATTGTTTACAATGGCAATAATTCATTTTTTACCTAAGTTAACTACTAAAATACCAGCAGCATTAACAGCAATATTGATTACTACTTTCGGTGTTATATTGTTAGATTTAGATGTAACAACTGTAGGTTCATATATTAGAGAAGGTGGAGGAGATGGCTTAAGTGGTGAATTTCCAACACCTAATAAAGAGTTTTGGCAATTTTTACCTTTTAATTTAGACACGTTTACGTTTATTCTTCCGTATGCTTTCTTAGCTGCAAGTGTAGGTTTAATAGAAAGTTTGATGACTATGAATTTAGTAGACGAGCTAACAGATACTCGTGGTAGAGGTAATAGAGAATGTGTTGCTCAAGGTTTTGGTAACATTGCGAGTGGTTTGTTAGGCGGTACAGGTGGTTGTGGTATGATTGGCCAAACAGTAATTAATATAAATGCAAAAGGTAGAGGAAGATTATCTGGTATTGTAATGGCGGTAACATTACTTTCTTTTATTTTATTTGCTGATACATATATTGAACAAGTACCTATTGCAGCATTAATAGGAGTAATGTTTATGATGGTTATAGAAACTTTTGCTTGGTCAAGTTTTAGAATCTTAAAAAAGATTCCTATGTCAGATGCATTTGTTTTAATTGCAGTATCTGCTATAACCGTGTTTTTCGATTTAGCTATAGCAGTATTTATTGGTGTAATTATTTCAGCTCTTGCTTTCTCTTGGGAAAATGCAAAACGTATTCGTGCTCGTAAAAATGTAGATGAAAACGGAGTGAAAACATACGAAATTTTTGGCCCTTTATTTTTTGGATCAACAACTGGTTTTACTGAAAAATTTGATGTAGCTAATGATCCGGAAGAGGTTGTTATTGATTTTAAAGATAGCCGTATTGCAGATATGTCAGGTATTGAAGCTATTAATAAGCTTTCTGAACGTTATAAAATTGCAGGTAAAAAATTACATTTAAAGCATTTAAGTAAAGATTGTATAAAACTTTTAGCAACTGCCGATGATATTGTAGATGTTAATGTTTTAGAAGATCCAAAATATAAAGTTGTTGCCGACGGATTTAATTACGACGACCAATAA
- a CDS encoding nicotinic acid mononucleotide adenyltransferase, which yields MRKLKLLFGFVFVGVLAASCYTEVFIEDDYIIEETRFNVNQVLASSELWYVDINATIGNGEIPFLQRAFTVTFDGGVLLANNNLSGIGKTGNGFGIDVGTYNGFDGIVEINHDIDGSWVLGVFVVNSKTIELYDSRSDTSYFLKGYQRSNFDYDMVFYDNIQYFLQEYDAWEKVYTSNEGALNDFDNENFLQFLTGNQSDFFRSSIDNRGTGINTLQWDFEGDYQVYDVANDNSLKVLTLSYDFIGDDYFELYVINDKTIELYHPNSGTTYEFKGRGYIQYLKTDENATTRKRIKVDNPIMNVTRKKK from the coding sequence ATGAGAAAATTAAAATTATTATTCGGATTCGTATTTGTAGGAGTGTTAGCAGCATCTTGTTACACAGAGGTGTTTATAGAAGATGATTATATAATTGAAGAAACTCGTTTTAATGTAAATCAAGTACTAGCATCAAGTGAGTTGTGGTATGTAGATATTAATGCAACAATTGGGAACGGAGAAATACCTTTTTTGCAACGTGCATTTACTGTGACTTTTGATGGTGGTGTTTTGTTAGCTAATAATAATTTATCAGGTATTGGAAAAACAGGAAATGGTTTTGGAATAGATGTAGGTACATATAATGGTTTTGATGGAATAGTAGAAATTAATCATGATATTGATGGAAGCTGGGTTCTTGGTGTTTTTGTAGTGAATAGTAAAACGATTGAATTGTATGATAGTAGATCTGATACATCTTATTTTTTAAAAGGATATCAAAGAAGTAATTTTGATTACGATATGGTTTTTTATGATAATATTCAGTATTTCTTGCAAGAATATGATGCTTGGGAAAAAGTATATACTAGTAACGAAGGAGCTTTAAATGATTTTGATAACGAAAACTTTCTTCAATTCTTAACGGGTAATCAGTCAGATTTTTTTAGATCTTCAATAGATAATAGGGGAACAGGAATAAATACCTTGCAATGGGATTTTGAAGGGGATTACCAAGTATATGATGTTGCTAATGATAACTCGTTGAAAGTTTTAACCTTGAGTTACGATTTTATTGGAGATGATTATTTTGAGTTATATGTAATAAATGATAAAACGATTGAATTATACCACCCAAATAGTGGAACAACGTATGAATTTAAAGGTAGGGGGTATATACAATACTTAAAAACCGATGAAAATGCGACAACAAGAAAAAGAATAAAAGTTGATAATCCAATAATGAATGTTACTAGAAAGAAAAAATAA
- a CDS encoding NAD(P)H-dependent glycerol-3-phosphate dehydrogenase: protein MNRDLKFAVLGGGSWATAIVKMLTENVDTIHWFMRNSDAIEHIRTQGHNPNYLSSVEFNTKQLLLTDDINIAINNADILIFAVPSAFLETELSKLKISLEGKTIFSAIKGIVPETGLIVGEHFNEKYDIPFENIGVITGPCHAEEVALERLSYLTIACANQDKAEIVAEHLSSDYIKTKISDDIIGTEYAAMLKNIYAIAAGIAHGLGYGDNFQSVLMSNAIREMKRYIKKVHNMKRNINNSAYLGDLLVTGYSVFSRNRMFGNMIGKGYTVKSAMMEMKMVAEGYYATKSAYKLDKDKNKKTNTPILDAVYQILYNDKNPKKVFKDLTDKLD, encoded by the coding sequence ATGAATAGAGATTTGAAATTTGCAGTTTTAGGTGGAGGAAGTTGGGCTACAGCAATAGTAAAAATGTTGACAGAAAACGTTGATACTATTCACTGGTTTATGAGAAATTCTGATGCGATTGAGCATATTAGAACTCAAGGCCACAACCCTAATTATTTAAGTTCAGTAGAGTTTAATACAAAGCAGTTACTTTTAACTGATGATATTAATATTGCAATCAACAATGCCGATATACTAATATTTGCTGTCCCTTCTGCATTTTTAGAAACAGAACTATCAAAATTAAAGATCTCGTTAGAAGGTAAAACCATTTTTTCTGCAATTAAAGGTATTGTACCAGAAACAGGTTTAATTGTAGGTGAGCATTTTAATGAAAAATATGACATACCATTTGAAAATATCGGTGTTATAACTGGCCCCTGCCATGCAGAAGAAGTTGCTCTTGAACGTTTATCATATTTGACAATTGCTTGTGCCAACCAAGATAAAGCTGAAATCGTTGCCGAACATTTAAGTAGCGATTATATTAAAACTAAAATTTCTGATGATATCATAGGCACTGAATATGCTGCTATGTTAAAAAACATATATGCTATTGCTGCTGGTATTGCTCATGGGCTTGGTTATGGTGATAATTTTCAAAGTGTTTTAATGAGTAATGCTATTCGTGAAATGAAACGCTATATTAAAAAAGTACACAACATGAAACGCAACATTAATAACTCAGCATATTTAGGTGATTTATTAGTTACCGGCTATTCTGTATTTAGTCGTAATCGCATGTTTGGAAACATGATTGGAAAAGGGTATACCGTTAAAAGTGCCATGATGGAAATGAAAATGGTTGCCGAAGGATATTACGCTACAAAAAGTGCCTATAAATTAGATAAAGACAAGAACAAAAAAACAAATACACCTATACTAGATGCCGTTTATCAAATACTTTATAATGACAAAAACCCTAAAAAAGTTTTTAAAGATTTGACCGACAAATTAGATTAA
- a CDS encoding glycerol-3-phosphate dehydrogenase/oxidase encodes MKPVSFSNLNRVKTIQKLTNEKFDLVVIGGGITGGGIALDAASRGLKVALVEKNDFASGTSSKSTKLIHGGLRYLKQFDFWLVKEVGSERAIVHKLAPHLVLPEKMLLPLIENGSYGKWLTSIGLKVYDILAQVSGDDKRKMLEKKEALKLEPLLPKKILNGAGYYAEYRTDDARLTIENIKTSLQHGAMALNYASVKDFVYTNEKIAGVKVVDGITNEEFTIKSKYVISAAGPWVDELRSVNNSKKGKRLHLTKGVHLVFPYEKLPVKQSVYFDIPDGRMMFAIPRGKITYVGTTDTNYNDDKDHVKTDLADAMYLISAVNNMFPSIELNMEDIVSSWAGLRPLIHEEGKSASELSRKDEIFTSDTGLISIAGGKLTGYRKMAERVLDRIVKLNEEEGGKELKECFTDKIPLCGNDFKKFKHVKKYITEINTRLKPEGFEKHDAWFLVTNYGKQTEIILDNYAQLNDEDKKVRLAKAELKFGIDYEMIQNPMDFFIRRTGRLYFDIESIRYLMTPILEEFKIVFNLDDANVEAYKVELEKEIDEHSNFSLTRG; translated from the coding sequence ATGAAACCTGTAAGCTTTTCGAATTTAAATAGAGTAAAAACGATACAAAAACTAACGAATGAAAAATTTGATTTAGTAGTTATTGGTGGTGGAATTACAGGTGGTGGTATTGCTTTAGATGCCGCTTCAAGAGGTTTAAAAGTAGCTCTTGTTGAAAAAAATGATTTTGCTTCGGGTACAAGTAGTAAATCAACAAAGTTAATACATGGAGGGTTGCGTTACCTTAAGCAATTTGATTTTTGGTTGGTAAAAGAAGTGGGTTCAGAACGGGCTATTGTACACAAACTAGCACCTCATTTAGTACTTCCCGAAAAAATGTTGCTACCATTAATTGAAAATGGCTCATATGGAAAATGGTTAACATCAATAGGTCTTAAGGTATATGATATTTTAGCTCAGGTTTCAGGAGATGATAAGCGTAAAATGCTAGAGAAAAAGGAAGCTTTAAAATTAGAACCTTTATTACCTAAAAAAATATTGAATGGTGCGGGTTATTATGCAGAATATAGAACAGATGATGCACGTTTGACTATTGAAAATATAAAAACAAGTTTACAACACGGTGCAATGGCATTAAACTATGCATCGGTAAAAGATTTTGTGTATACGAATGAAAAAATAGCAGGAGTAAAAGTTGTTGACGGTATTACGAATGAAGAGTTTACTATAAAATCTAAATATGTAATAAGTGCAGCAGGCCCTTGGGTAGATGAGTTGAGGAGTGTAAATAATTCAAAAAAAGGGAAACGTTTACATTTAACAAAAGGTGTTCATTTAGTTTTTCCTTATGAAAAATTACCTGTAAAACAATCAGTGTACTTTGATATTCCTGATGGTAGAATGATGTTTGCTATTCCGAGAGGAAAAATTACATATGTTGGTACTACAGATACTAACTATAATGATGATAAGGACCATGTGAAAACAGATTTAGCAGATGCGATGTATTTGATTTCGGCTGTAAACAACATGTTTCCATCTATTGAATTAAATATGGAAGATATAGTATCGTCTTGGGCGGGTTTGAGACCTTTAATTCATGAAGAAGGTAAGTCGGCTTCGGAACTTTCACGAAAAGATGAAATTTTCACCTCAGATACAGGTTTGATAAGTATTGCAGGTGGAAAGTTAACAGGCTATAGAAAAATGGCAGAACGAGTATTAGACAGAATTGTAAAGCTTAATGAAGAAGAAGGTGGAAAGGAATTGAAAGAATGTTTTACAGATAAAATTCCTTTGTGTGGCAATGATTTCAAAAAGTTTAAACATGTAAAAAAATATATCACAGAAATTAATACACGACTAAAACCTGAAGGTTTTGAAAAACATGATGCTTGGTTTTTGGTTACCAATTACGGTAAACAAACTGAGATTATTCTCGATAATTATGCTCAACTAAATGATGAAGATAAAAAAGTACGCTTGGCTAAGGCAGAACTTAAATTCGGGATTGATTACGAAATGATACAAAACCCGATGGATTTCTTTATTCGTAGAACAGGTCGTCTATATTTTGATATTGAAAGTATCCGCTATTTAATGACTCCTATTTTAGAAGAGTTTAAAATAGTTTTTAACTTAGATGACGCCAATGTTGAAGCTTATAAAGTCGAATTAGAAAAAGAAATAGACGAACATTCTAATTTTTCTTTAACTAGAGGTTAA